The Marinobacter sp. ANT_B65 genome has a segment encoding these proteins:
- a CDS encoding CheR family methyltransferase — MKADITLQEYEAFKSFLQDACGILLGDNKQYLVKSRLRRILEENELNSLGELLERLKKPGRASLKEVVIDAMTTNETLWFRDNHPFRILQEKLLPEFAARSSLSPLRIWSAACSTGQEPYSVGMIVDEFRRQKPGKLRDVKITATDISKSVLEVARSGEYEMIAIGRGLSPERQKHFFTPSAKGGWQIRPQIKSMVEFKELNLLERYMLSRFDIVMCRNVLIYFSADLKKDILTRIHATLNPGGYLILGASESLNGLPDLYEMVQCHPGIIYRKK, encoded by the coding sequence ATGAAAGCGGATATTACGCTACAGGAGTATGAAGCCTTTAAATCGTTCCTGCAGGATGCTTGCGGCATTTTACTGGGTGACAACAAGCAATACCTTGTGAAAAGCCGGTTGCGCCGAATTCTTGAAGAGAACGAATTGAACTCTCTTGGGGAATTGCTTGAACGTCTGAAAAAACCTGGCCGGGCCAGCCTTAAGGAAGTGGTCATCGATGCCATGACCACTAACGAAACACTCTGGTTCCGGGACAATCACCCGTTCCGTATTCTCCAGGAGAAACTGCTTCCGGAATTCGCTGCCCGCTCCTCTCTCTCTCCTTTGCGAATCTGGTCAGCTGCTTGCTCTACCGGGCAGGAGCCATACTCGGTTGGCATGATTGTTGACGAGTTCCGGCGTCAGAAACCCGGTAAATTACGCGATGTAAAAATCACTGCGACGGACATATCGAAAAGTGTACTCGAGGTGGCTCGCAGTGGTGAATATGAAATGATCGCCATTGGCAGGGGGTTATCTCCGGAGCGCCAGAAGCATTTCTTCACGCCCTCCGCAAAGGGCGGCTGGCAAATCCGGCCACAGATTAAAAGCATGGTGGAGTTCAAGGAGTTGAACCTGCTTGAGCGCTACATGCTTTCCAGGTTTGACATAGTGATGTGCCGCAATGTCCTGATTTACTTCTCCGCAGACCTGAAGAAAGATATTCTGACCCGTATTCACGCTACCCTGAATCCGGGAGGTTATTTGATTCTTGGTGCTTCTGAATCACTTAACGGCTTGCCGGATCTCTATGAGATGGTTCAGTGCCACCCCGGAATCATTTACAGGAAAAAATAG
- a CDS encoding cupin domain-containing protein has product MLNMDFARKVVVRTLDQDWVPSPSGGVSRKLLAREEAERGHATSIVRYEPGASFNRHEHPLGEEILVLDGVFSDETGDYPAGTYLRNPPGSGHAPFSKPGCTLLVKLHQFNGRDLTTVRIDTANSDWHPGIGGLEVMPLHEFEHEHVALVKWPANEVFQPHRHFGGEEIYVLSGEFCDEYGRYPKGSWLRSPHLSQHHPFVDEETIIWVKTGHLPSD; this is encoded by the coding sequence ATGCTGAACATGGATTTTGCCCGCAAAGTGGTTGTCCGTACCCTTGACCAGGACTGGGTTCCCAGCCCTTCAGGTGGAGTTTCAAGAAAACTGCTGGCCCGGGAGGAAGCCGAGCGCGGGCACGCTACCAGTATTGTTCGCTACGAACCTGGCGCATCATTCAACCGGCACGAACATCCCCTTGGAGAAGAAATCCTGGTTCTGGATGGCGTGTTTTCAGATGAAACAGGTGATTACCCTGCCGGTACCTATCTGCGCAACCCTCCCGGAAGTGGCCATGCGCCCTTCAGCAAACCAGGCTGCACACTGCTTGTAAAACTGCACCAGTTTAACGGGCGCGACCTGACTACTGTAAGGATTGATACCGCAAACAGTGACTGGCACCCCGGGATTGGCGGTCTGGAAGTGATGCCCCTGCATGAGTTTGAACACGAGCATGTTGCGCTTGTTAAATGGCCGGCCAATGAAGTGTTTCAGCCCCACAGGCATTTTGGCGGAGAAGAAATCTACGTGCTTTCAGGCGAGTTCTGCGATGAATATGGCCGTTACCCGAAGGGCTCCTGGCTAAGAAGCCCTCACCTGAGCCAGCATCATCCTTTTGTAGATGAAGAAACCATTATCTGGGTGAAAACGGGTCACCTGCCCTCTGATTGA
- a CDS encoding peptidylprolyl isomerase → MKDLVKPLSSSITALIMFLGLSFLTLQVHAQTDSKSTGAELPKVRILTSEGAIELQLRPDVAPETVRNFLEYAQAGFFDGTIFHRVIPGFMIQGGGFTADMARKETRPAIKNEASRTLPNLRGTVAMARTNAPDSATSQFFINVANNDFLNAGVRGAGYAVFAKVTAGMGVVDTIAGVRTTRVRGMADVPVNPVIIESITLLD, encoded by the coding sequence ATGAAAGATCTGGTTAAACCGCTGAGCAGTTCGATCACCGCCCTGATTATGTTTCTCGGCTTATCGTTTTTAACACTCCAGGTTCACGCCCAGACAGACAGTAAGAGCACCGGGGCCGAGCTGCCCAAGGTACGAATTCTTACCAGCGAAGGCGCTATTGAGCTGCAACTCCGCCCCGACGTGGCCCCTGAAACGGTCAGGAATTTTCTGGAATACGCCCAGGCCGGTTTTTTCGACGGAACCATTTTCCACCGGGTTATTCCCGGCTTCATGATTCAGGGCGGTGGTTTTACCGCCGATATGGCACGTAAGGAAACACGGCCAGCCATAAAAAATGAAGCATCCCGAACGCTCCCGAACCTCCGCGGAACAGTTGCCATGGCAAGAACCAATGCTCCTGATTCAGCAACTTCCCAGTTTTTTATCAACGTAGCAAACAACGACTTTCTGAATGCCGGCGTTCGCGGAGCAGGCTATGCAGTCTTCGCAAAAGTAACCGCAGGCATGGGTGTGGTTGATACCATCGCAGGTGTCCGGACTACCCGTGTTCGAGGCATGGCTGACGTACCTGTGAATCCGGTAATCATCGAGAGTATTACCCTCCTGGATTAA
- the flgA gene encoding flagellar basal body P-ring formation chaperone FlgA produces the protein MATRSFLESYARTQAEDGYQVKFEAGNIDSRIALAPCADPLKVEFTGDPWKSEHPSVQVACNGDRPWRLFVTTTVSISGPALVAARPLGRGERITGNMLETRSVVINATRRGIIADASLVEGMVVRRPVNAGSVLTPDLLEAPDAVARGDHVIITARAGTFSVRSRGKALASASVGEQVLVENLTSSRTVRANVTAPGHVEVPM, from the coding sequence ATGGCGACCAGGTCATTTCTTGAGAGCTATGCCAGAACCCAGGCTGAAGATGGGTATCAGGTTAAGTTTGAGGCAGGCAATATCGATAGCAGAATCGCCCTCGCACCTTGCGCAGATCCGCTAAAGGTTGAATTTACGGGTGACCCCTGGAAAAGCGAACATCCTTCGGTACAGGTAGCCTGCAATGGCGACCGGCCCTGGCGCCTGTTTGTAACAACCACTGTTTCAATCAGCGGCCCGGCTCTTGTTGCAGCCCGGCCGCTTGGCCGTGGTGAGCGGATAACGGGCAACATGCTTGAAACCCGCTCTGTGGTCATTAATGCGACCCGCCGCGGAATAATAGCCGACGCCAGCCTTGTAGAAGGAATGGTGGTACGCAGACCGGTCAATGCCGGCTCGGTCCTGACGCCAGACCTTCTTGAGGCGCCGGATGCCGTTGCGCGAGGCGACCATGTTATTATCACCGCCCGCGCCGGCACATTTTCAGTTCGCTCCCGGGGCAAAGCCCTGGCAAGTGCGTCTGTTGGAGAGCAGGTTCTGGTAGAAAACCTCACATCCTCCCGCACCGTAAGGGCGAATGTAACGGCACCGGGGCACGTAGAAGTTCCAATGTAA
- a CDS encoding chemotaxis protein CheV encodes MAGVLDSVNQRTQLVGQNRLELLLFRLRGRQIYGINVFKVKEVLQCPKLSSIPNSLPVVRGVAHTRGETIPVIDLGMAIGLPGIPQEDLASSFVIITEYNRKTQGFLVTGVDRIMNMNWEDILPPPKGTGRDIYLTAVTKIDDKLAEIIDVEKILSEVSPLREDVTEAIINKSADRVPGHFPVLVADDSAVARRQMERCLTAIGMEVITRNDGKQALEYLKEITSDGSKATDHLSLLISDVEMPEMDGYTLVTRIKSDPALADLFVMLHTSLSGVFNKAMVQKVGADDFMAKFSPDELAERIMEIVDQN; translated from the coding sequence ATGGCAGGAGTATTGGACAGTGTTAACCAGCGTACGCAGCTGGTCGGGCAGAATCGCCTTGAGCTCCTATTGTTCCGTTTGCGGGGGCGCCAGATATATGGCATCAACGTATTTAAAGTGAAGGAAGTGCTCCAGTGCCCGAAACTGTCTTCCATACCGAACAGTCTCCCGGTTGTGCGTGGTGTGGCTCATACTCGTGGCGAGACTATTCCTGTTATTGATCTGGGTATGGCTATCGGCCTGCCGGGAATTCCTCAGGAAGATCTGGCATCGAGCTTTGTGATCATTACCGAGTACAACCGCAAGACACAGGGTTTTCTGGTTACCGGCGTAGACAGAATCATGAACATGAACTGGGAGGATATTCTTCCTCCTCCCAAGGGGACAGGTCGGGATATTTATCTTACGGCTGTTACGAAAATTGATGATAAACTGGCTGAAATCATAGATGTAGAGAAGATTCTTTCAGAGGTTTCTCCTCTCCGGGAAGATGTAACAGAAGCAATTATAAACAAGAGTGCTGACAGGGTTCCTGGCCATTTCCCGGTCCTGGTTGCTGATGATTCAGCTGTAGCACGGCGGCAGATGGAACGCTGTCTTACTGCTATTGGTATGGAAGTGATAACCCGGAATGATGGTAAACAGGCGCTTGAATACCTGAAAGAAATTACCAGCGATGGTTCGAAAGCAACGGACCATCTTTCACTGCTGATTTCCGATGTGGAAATGCCTGAAATGGATGGCTATACACTGGTTACCCGGATCAAGAGTGACCCCGCCCTTGCTGATCTGTTTGTTATGCTCCATACCTCATTGAGCGGCGTATTCAATAAAGCGATGGTGCAGAAAGTCGGTGCAGACGATTTTATGGCAAAATTCAGCCCTGATGAACTTGCTGAACGAATCATGGAAATTGTTGACCAGAACTGA
- a CDS encoding MFS transporter: MPFNVWVLVAAQALAMCTAPYIVFIGSIQGRLLASTPEYATLPVGLVVLGTVLAIKPATWLMERLGRKRVMLLGTAMGMLAGLLGALASWSEQFPLLCLAAVVGGTGLAVVHQYRFAAMESVPDSLAGSAAARVLLGGLIAAWLGPEIATLGNGTEAEYPFLISWLALSGVQLGALVILGLGYRAQGERVREAHAGGGRPLREILANPLIWVAISAAAIGYAVMSFIMTATPLSMTEMAGHDLDDAKRVIQLHIMAMYLPSLISGWLTRVIGIPLMMAAGLLAYLGCVVLAASGVSFHHYLSALLLLGVGWNLLFVSGTTLLPRGYTEAERFRVQGINDVFVFGSQATAALSAGVILSWLGWSSLVMIAVPFLVIHGVLMVFWLSRKGELCS; the protein is encoded by the coding sequence ATGCCTTTTAACGTATGGGTGCTTGTGGCAGCGCAGGCCCTGGCCATGTGTACGGCTCCCTATATTGTTTTTATCGGCAGTATTCAGGGGCGACTGCTGGCCTCAACTCCGGAGTATGCCACTCTGCCCGTTGGGCTGGTTGTTTTGGGCACTGTGCTTGCTATCAAACCTGCGACCTGGCTGATGGAGAGGCTCGGACGCAAAAGAGTGATGCTGCTGGGGACGGCGATGGGAATGCTTGCGGGTCTTCTCGGAGCCCTGGCTTCGTGGTCAGAGCAGTTTCCGTTGCTTTGTCTGGCTGCTGTTGTAGGCGGCACCGGGCTTGCAGTGGTTCACCAGTATCGTTTTGCCGCTATGGAATCTGTCCCGGATAGTCTGGCGGGGTCCGCTGCAGCCCGGGTTTTGCTCGGCGGACTGATTGCCGCGTGGCTTGGGCCTGAGATTGCCACACTCGGTAATGGAACCGAGGCCGAGTATCCGTTCCTCATAAGCTGGCTGGCCCTGTCGGGTGTTCAGCTGGGGGCTTTGGTCATACTCGGCCTGGGTTACCGGGCGCAAGGAGAGCGGGTCCGGGAGGCGCACGCTGGTGGTGGCCGGCCACTACGGGAAATACTTGCAAATCCGCTGATCTGGGTGGCAATCAGTGCTGCTGCGATTGGCTATGCGGTTATGAGTTTTATCATGACTGCAACGCCACTTAGCATGACTGAAATGGCCGGGCATGATCTGGATGACGCCAAGCGCGTTATTCAGCTGCACATAATGGCAATGTATCTGCCGTCGCTCATCAGCGGCTGGCTGACTCGGGTTATTGGCATACCTTTGATGATGGCAGCCGGATTGCTGGCCTATCTGGGGTGTGTTGTACTGGCTGCCAGTGGCGTCAGTTTCCACCACTACCTGTCGGCACTGCTTTTGCTGGGTGTTGGCTGGAATTTGCTGTTTGTGAGTGGTACCACATTATTGCCCCGTGGCTACACAGAGGCTGAGCGCTTCAGGGTTCAGGGTATCAATGATGTATTTGTGTTTGGCTCTCAAGCCACAGCCGCCTTGTCTGCCGGCGTGATTCTCTCCTGGCTTGGCTGGTCCTCGCTCGTAATGATTGCTGTGCCGTTTCTGGTTATCCACGGTGTTCTGATGGTTTTCTGGCTATCCAGAAAAGGCGAGCTTTGTTCCTGA
- the mnmC gene encoding FAD-dependent 5-carboxymethylaminomethyl-2-thiouridine(34) oxidoreductase MnmC: MTSSTVPPAIAPAELVWQDGLPQSKQFGDITFSGKNGLDEVRCSFISQNDLPARFAAVSESGSFVIASNGFGTGLHFLATWQAWQSKGPAHAATLHFISAEPHPLTLKDLEKALSAWPELKDLSRELVANYPPLVRGAHRLILAGGRVRLTLFFGEASNAWDELGFKADAWFLNRPAHEMNSEIWQNTAIERIRQHCRPGTTLATSATDKATLRTLKEAGFQIQEPDDSGCNETILNGVFQPLNVPPGKSDISASAPVSVAVIGAGIAGCLLANNLAERGCTVTLIDSASQAGSAASGNLQGAMYVKLGVEFNHQTQLALSALTFSQRYYRPYRDQYWHPTGLLQLAWNENEKDRQHRFIERNRYPEEILRAVTRQEGEALTGSSLESGGLWFPSSGWLAPGELCKSLALHPRIRRVFDFSVEHMTAADGEWILSGTGNTDIRTDRVVICAGHLSPRLIPGRGAFRFKAIRGQVTHMPAAMVVNPKAVICGARYFNPAQDTEGGQLSVIGATFDLHSDEPAPTTQGHLENLRELSAMVPQVLSPELASGSLPEQLTGRVGFRCTTHDYQPVAGPFVDENGHTPAGIYLLTGLGSKGLTYAPLLAEFVADQLTDQPSVLPAALIKRVATGRMHRPKVESS; this comes from the coding sequence ATGACCTCCTCCACTGTTCCGCCAGCCATTGCGCCGGCGGAACTGGTTTGGCAAGACGGCTTGCCACAGTCAAAACAGTTCGGCGACATCACTTTCAGCGGAAAAAACGGCCTGGATGAAGTCCGTTGCAGTTTTATCAGCCAAAACGATCTTCCTGCACGTTTCGCTGCGGTTTCCGAGTCTGGATCCTTTGTTATTGCATCGAACGGATTCGGTACCGGCCTGCACTTCCTGGCTACATGGCAAGCATGGCAAAGCAAAGGGCCAGCGCATGCTGCGACACTTCATTTCATATCCGCTGAGCCTCATCCCCTGACCCTGAAGGATCTTGAAAAAGCTCTTTCAGCCTGGCCAGAACTGAAGGACCTTTCCAGAGAGCTTGTCGCCAACTACCCACCTCTGGTACGCGGTGCTCACCGTCTGATCCTCGCCGGCGGCCGTGTTCGTCTGACGTTATTTTTTGGCGAAGCGAGTAATGCCTGGGATGAGCTGGGTTTTAAGGCTGACGCCTGGTTTCTGAACCGCCCTGCCCATGAAATGAATTCTGAAATATGGCAGAACACAGCCATTGAGCGAATCCGGCAGCACTGCAGGCCCGGCACTACGCTGGCCACCTCAGCAACTGACAAGGCAACCCTGAGAACACTGAAAGAGGCAGGGTTTCAAATACAGGAACCTGACGACTCAGGGTGTAACGAGACGATACTGAACGGCGTATTTCAACCTCTCAATGTTCCCCCCGGAAAATCGGATATTTCTGCCAGCGCTCCAGTATCTGTGGCTGTTATTGGCGCCGGCATTGCCGGGTGTCTGCTTGCGAACAACCTTGCCGAAAGAGGCTGTACTGTTACCCTGATAGACTCTGCAAGCCAGGCCGGTTCTGCTGCGTCCGGCAACCTTCAGGGCGCTATGTACGTAAAGCTTGGCGTCGAATTCAACCACCAGACCCAGCTTGCCCTGTCTGCCCTGACCTTCAGCCAGCGTTATTACCGCCCCTACCGCGATCAGTATTGGCATCCGACAGGCTTGCTGCAACTGGCCTGGAATGAAAATGAAAAGGATCGCCAGCACCGTTTTATCGAACGCAATCGATATCCGGAGGAAATCCTGCGCGCAGTGACCAGGCAGGAAGGCGAAGCTCTCACCGGCAGTAGCCTTGAGAGTGGTGGACTATGGTTCCCCTCCAGCGGCTGGCTTGCACCGGGAGAACTCTGTAAGTCACTCGCCTTGCACCCGCGTATCCGAAGAGTTTTTGATTTTTCAGTTGAACATATGACTGCGGCTGATGGCGAATGGATTCTATCCGGCACAGGCAACACCGACATCCGCACAGATCGCGTTGTTATCTGTGCGGGACACCTGAGCCCGCGCCTGATTCCCGGCCGGGGCGCATTTCGCTTTAAAGCCATTCGTGGACAGGTAACTCACATGCCAGCGGCCATGGTTGTAAACCCGAAGGCTGTTATCTGCGGAGCCCGTTATTTCAATCCGGCTCAAGACACTGAAGGCGGGCAACTGTCTGTCATTGGTGCAACGTTTGACCTTCACAGCGATGAGCCAGCCCCTACAACGCAGGGCCACCTTGAGAACCTCCGGGAACTGTCAGCAATGGTGCCACAGGTACTTTCGCCGGAACTGGCATCCGGTAGCCTGCCAGAACAGCTGACTGGGCGCGTAGGGTTTCGCTGCACCACCCATGATTATCAGCCTGTTGCCGGGCCATTTGTGGATGAAAACGGGCATACGCCGGCTGGCATCTATCTTTTAACCGGTTTAGGGAGCAAAGGCCTTACCTATGCCCCCTTGCTCGCAGAGTTTGTCGCAGACCAACTGACAGATCAGCCATCAGTTCTTCCTGCGGCGCTGATAAAAAGAGTGGCCACTGGCCGCATGCACAGGCCAAAGGTGGAATCTTCGTAA
- a CDS encoding DUF6635 family protein: MDNAAAPEAKVSEAEIEQAIRSGVRRYFNDCRARVPAFIDRHFHYPGALATNRMALGWDMLRAPINLLWAPVYALACLVKVLAPKRDGLMWLHRIANHIPAGFTTRVQQHISHLIRTELLNQGEESPLLERYLIEELEAVYARHTDKPVDHQQFSTLIEPLVADALSQYRVTRTASADITNSISCTVLGAFAFQKFTPGGIGLGVVLASMLAKTLAARDFFLGETIGTLYYSWFPPEPSLATTAIVLVAVMALLAAFAAMSGIISDPVQAAAGLHRRRLLKLLDHLQQDVTTSTHSSFRPKDQFVARVLDMFDMIKSGLL, translated from the coding sequence ATGGACAACGCCGCAGCGCCCGAGGCCAAGGTTTCAGAAGCCGAGATAGAACAGGCCATCCGCTCAGGCGTCCGGCGCTACTTTAACGACTGCCGCGCTCGGGTCCCGGCCTTTATCGACCGCCATTTTCACTACCCCGGAGCTCTGGCGACCAACCGGATGGCGCTGGGATGGGACATGCTGCGGGCGCCCATCAATCTTCTGTGGGCGCCAGTCTACGCCCTGGCCTGCCTGGTTAAGGTTTTGGCCCCCAAACGGGACGGACTGATGTGGCTGCACCGTATCGCAAACCATATACCCGCAGGCTTTACCACCCGGGTGCAGCAGCACATATCCCACCTGATTCGCACAGAGCTGTTGAACCAGGGTGAGGAAAGCCCGTTGCTGGAACGCTATCTGATTGAAGAGCTGGAAGCCGTCTATGCCCGCCATACCGACAAACCAGTTGACCACCAGCAGTTCAGCACGCTGATAGAGCCACTTGTCGCGGATGCCCTCAGCCAATACCGGGTGACCCGGACCGCGTCTGCCGATATCACCAATAGCATTTCCTGCACAGTGCTGGGAGCCTTCGCTTTCCAGAAGTTTACCCCTGGTGGCATAGGGCTCGGAGTGGTGCTCGCTTCCATGCTCGCGAAAACCCTCGCCGCCCGCGATTTTTTCCTTGGTGAGACCATAGGCACCTTGTATTACAGCTGGTTTCCACCAGAGCCTTCGCTGGCCACCACGGCCATTGTTTTGGTCGCGGTTATGGCCTTACTGGCAGCCTTTGCTGCCATGTCTGGCATCATATCCGACCCGGTTCAGGCGGCAGCCGGCCTGCATCGCCGGCGACTGCTCAAACTACTGGATCACCTGCAGCAGGACGTAACAACCAGCACCCACAGCAGCTTCCGCCCGAAAGACCAGTTTGTGGCCAGGGTTCTGGATATGTTCGACATGATTAAATCGGGGTTGCTTTGA
- the flgM gene encoding flagellar biosynthesis anti-sigma factor FlgM, giving the protein MSVDLNGIGQGQVNTQRTTADKPLTSKSGGQTPPEQANARPQSARGENVNLSSQAKNLKQLEQKLGDYPEMDDERIEEIRSALENGTYKIDAEKLAQKMLDMDKSIFG; this is encoded by the coding sequence ATGTCAGTTGACTTAAATGGAATTGGCCAAGGCCAGGTCAACACCCAAAGAACAACGGCCGACAAGCCCCTGACCAGCAAAAGTGGCGGGCAAACTCCCCCGGAACAGGCTAATGCCCGGCCCCAGAGTGCCCGCGGCGAAAATGTAAACCTGAGTAGCCAGGCCAAGAACCTCAAACAGCTTGAGCAAAAGCTGGGCGATTACCCTGAAATGGATGATGAACGGATTGAAGAGATTCGCTCAGCTCTGGAAAACGGTACCTACAAGATAGATGCAGAGAAGCTGGCCCAGAAAATGCTTGATATGGATAAAAGCATTTTTGGATGA
- a CDS encoding flagella synthesis protein FlgN: MAAIDDLKNLLSLDIHQLESLVDILKKEKSCLSGSDAKALEALTRDKNALLGEIRERAKQKIRILVAMGFRPDSGEPSRFIRSAGLTDLYALWQQADTKLRECHTLNENNGRIVSHLQKRLTRLSDIFRGASGQQKLYGAKGQQTTVSSRTVLASA, translated from the coding sequence ATGGCTGCAATCGACGATCTGAAGAACCTTCTTTCCCTGGATATCCACCAGCTTGAGTCATTGGTGGATATCCTGAAAAAAGAAAAATCCTGCCTTTCAGGCTCCGATGCCAAAGCACTCGAAGCATTAACCCGGGATAAAAATGCCCTTCTTGGAGAAATCCGGGAACGCGCAAAGCAGAAAATTCGCATACTGGTAGCCATGGGATTCCGGCCAGACAGCGGAGAACCTTCCCGTTTTATCCGCAGCGCCGGCCTGACCGATCTTTACGCCCTCTGGCAGCAAGCTGATACAAAGCTTCGTGAGTGCCACACTCTTAACGAAAACAACGGACGCATTGTCAGCCACCTGCAAAAACGCCTGACCCGGCTTTCGGACATTTTCAGAGGCGCCTCCGGGCAACAAAAACTGTATGGCGCCAAGGGCCAGCAAACGACTGTATCCAGCCGCACGGTTCTTGCCAGCGCCTGA
- a CDS encoding CBS domain-containing protein yields the protein MSIFVSEPGRPVGTRLPEVFRGRRVGDVSELTESQQINPGRSEATDAEFQLAAQSGRHRALEEYGAAVAGERKDQRPYLPVSSICSPALFTIPASATVADAITMMDEQGANHLVVTADTNVAGLVAQQWLLAWLHEHQADAMNQTLTQIELPAFLTASPETDAHQLARLMLAHQLNAALVVDAQGEPTGLVTSTDYLRLYASVGGQQGSV from the coding sequence GTGTCCATTTTTGTCAGCGAACCAGGCCGTCCCGTCGGGACAAGATTGCCGGAGGTCTTCCGTGGGAGGCGTGTGGGCGATGTCAGCGAACTGACAGAGAGCCAGCAGATCAACCCCGGTCGTAGTGAAGCAACAGATGCTGAGTTTCAGCTTGCTGCTCAGTCCGGGCGGCATCGTGCACTGGAGGAGTATGGTGCTGCCGTAGCAGGTGAACGCAAAGATCAGCGGCCTTATCTTCCGGTGTCCTCCATCTGCTCACCAGCACTTTTCACCATTCCAGCCTCTGCAACAGTTGCTGACGCCATCACCATGATGGACGAACAGGGCGCCAATCATCTGGTGGTTACCGCCGACACGAACGTGGCGGGGCTTGTTGCCCAGCAATGGCTACTGGCCTGGCTTCACGAACATCAGGCTGATGCCATGAACCAGACTCTCACCCAAATTGAATTACCAGCCTTCCTGACGGCCTCTCCTGAAACCGACGCTCACCAGCTCGCCAGACTGATGCTGGCGCACCAACTCAATGCTGCGCTGGTTGTTGACGCTCAGGGCGAACCGACAGGCCTTGTAACAAGCACTGATTATCTGCGCCTGTATGCCAGCGTCGGGGGACAGCAAGGCAGTGTTTAA
- a CDS encoding hydrolase has translation MLMKSEQSVLLLIDIQERLMPAIAHGQDVVNQCVTLATIAGLLDVPVLATEQLPEKLGPNVEAVKELCHHTLEKHHFDACPDGLVENLPEGRQHIIIAGCETHVCMMQTALSLIDAGYKVWVVADATGSRNEFDRDVALDRLSDSGARIVTTEMVAFEWMRHSKHPAFRDVQMLIK, from the coding sequence ATGCTCATGAAATCGGAACAATCTGTCCTGTTGCTGATCGATATCCAGGAACGACTGATGCCCGCAATTGCCCATGGGCAGGATGTGGTCAATCAATGCGTTACCCTCGCCACAATTGCAGGGCTTCTGGACGTTCCTGTTCTCGCTACAGAGCAGTTACCGGAAAAACTCGGGCCCAACGTCGAAGCCGTTAAAGAGCTGTGCCACCATACGCTGGAGAAGCACCACTTTGACGCTTGCCCGGACGGCCTGGTTGAGAATCTTCCCGAAGGCCGGCAACATATTATTATCGCAGGCTGTGAAACCCATGTGTGCATGATGCAGACCGCTCTTAGTCTGATCGACGCGGGCTACAAGGTCTGGGTCGTTGCAGATGCTACAGGATCACGAAACGAGTTTGACCGGGATGTTGCTCTTGACCGGCTCAGCGATAGCGGCGCACGGATTGTTACCACAGAAATGGTGGCTTTTGAATGGATGCGGCATAGCAAGCACCCTGCCTTTCGTGATGTGCAGATGCTAATCAAGTAG